The proteins below come from a single Scatophagus argus isolate fScaArg1 chromosome 15, fScaArg1.pri, whole genome shotgun sequence genomic window:
- the LOC124071496 gene encoding claudin-20 → MASTGMQIFGFVLALLGIMGAMVATLLPNWKVSADVGSNIITAISQMQGLWMDCTWYSTGMFSCTLKYSVLSLPAYLQTARTTMVLCCVLAAMGLCLASLGLKCTRWGGGRRSKRHAAIASGGCFVAAGFLCLVPASWFTNEVITNFLDSSVPESNKFEPGGAVYVAFVSAGFLFMGGCIFCMSCSGKRHGPQDLVLLPPPDKLLLQQQQQQQLLQQQQELQHQYCSLSPLDNKTGYSLQDYV, encoded by the coding sequence ATGGCATCCACGGGCATGCAGATATTTGGATTTGTCTTAGCGCTGCTGGGCATCATGGGTGCCATGGTCGCAACTCTGCTGCCCAACTGGAAGGTCAGCGCAGATGTGGGCTCCAACATCATCACAGCGATTTCACAAATGCAGGGTCTGTGGATGGACTGCACATGGTACAGCACAGGCATGTTCAGCTGCACACTTAAGTATTCTGTGCTTTCACTTCCTGCGTACTTGCAGACTGCCCGCACCACTATGGTGCTCTGCTGCGTACTGGCTGCCATGGGTCTCTGCCTTGCTTCCCTGGGACTAAAATGCACACGCTGGGGAGGTGGACGGCGCTCCAAGCGGCACGCCGCCATTGCCAGCGGTGGCTGCTTTGTCGCTGCAGGCTTTCTGTGCCTGGTGCCTGCTTCCTGGTTTACCAACGAGGTCATCACCAACTTCCTGGACTCCAGTGTGCCCGAGAGCAATAAGTTTGAGCCTGGGGGTGCTGTGTACGTGGCCTTTGTTTCTGCAGGATTCCTCTTCATGGGGGGGTGCATCTTCTGTATGTCCTGCTCGGGGAAGAGGCATGGCCCCCAGGACCTGGTCCTGCTCCCTCCCCCTGACAAATtgctgctccagcagcagcaacagcaacagctgctccagcagcagcaggagctccagCACCAGTACTGCTCTCTCTCACCATTAGACAATAAGACTGGCTACAGCCTGCAGGACTATGTGTAA